A stretch of the Aegilops tauschii subsp. strangulata cultivar AL8/78 chromosome 4, Aet v6.0, whole genome shotgun sequence genome encodes the following:
- the LOC109744173 gene encoding uncharacterized protein, with protein MPPSLPPPPLIDDVIDEILLRLPPDEPEHLFRAALVCKTWLRILCDPGFLCRYRTFHGTPPLLGLLHRLQVLEGIPARRFVSTTSVPDFPHPGSGDHRARAIDCRHGRVLIYMRTDENADYLVWDPVTGERHGVPAPDIDWLIESAVVLCAADGCDHLDCHGGPFRVVFAATHDYKDTIFASVYSSETGVWSVPVCLDKSCEVFAQHMREGLADRPYYTPYLQPRRGTLLGDAVYFTVRWGNPVVKYDLGKNFLSMIDPPAEDVYYVSLMVMENSSLGFACTRDSSLYMWSRKVDTEEAADWVQCRVIELEKIIPIANPDDEPCVVGSAEGVGVIFISTDAGLFMINLKSGLVRKVGEAGVYFSVLPYMSFYTPDRGRLLSLARTN; from the exons ATGCCGCCGTCACTCCCGCCTCCGCCGCTCATCGACGACGTCATCGACGAgatcctcctccgcctcccgccggaCGAGCCTGAGCACCTCTTCCGCGCCGCCCTCGTCTGCAAGACGTGGCTCCGCATCCTCTGCGACCCCGGCTTCCTCTGCCGCTACCGCACCTTCCACGGCACCCCTCCCCTCCTGGGCCTCCTCCACAGGCTCCAGGTCCTCGAAGGAATCCCCGCGCGCCGCTTCGTCTCCACCACATCGGTGCCGGACTTCCCCCACCCGGgctccggcgaccaccgcgcgCGCGCCATCGACTGCCGCCACGGCCGCGTCCTCATCTATATGAGGACGGACGAGAATGCGGACTACCTCGTCTGGGATCCCGTCACGGGCGAGCGCCACGGTGTGCCCGCGCCGGACATCGATTGGCTCATCGAGTCTGCGGTGGTGCTCTGTGCCGCCGACGGATGCGACCACCTCGACTGCCACGGCGGCCCCTTCCGCGTGGTCTTCGCGGCCACCCACGACTACAAAGATACCATATTTGCGAGCGTCTACTCATCAGAGACGGGTGTGTGGAGCGTGCCAGTGTGTCTTGACAAGAGCTGTGAAGTCTTTGCCCAGCATATGCGAGAGGGGCTTGCAGATAGGCCATACTACACACCCTATCTCCAGCCTAGGCGAGGCACCCTTCTTGGAGATGCAGTCTACTTCACAGTTCGGTGGGGTAATCCAGTCGTCAAGTATGACTTGGGCAAGAATTTCTTATCCATGATTGACCCACCGGCAGAGGATGTGTACTACGTTTCCCTCATGGTGATGGAGAACAGTTCACTGGGCTTTGCCTGCACTCGGGATTCCAGCCTTTATATGTGGTCAAGGAAGGTGGATACAGAAGAAGCTGCTGACTGGGTACAATGCAGGGTCATTGAGCTGGAGAAAATAATTCCTATTGCCAATCCCGATGACGAACCATGTGTGGTTGGTTCTGCAGAGGGTGTGGGTGTCATCTTCATTAGCACGGATGCTGGCTTGTTTATGATCAACCTCAAGTCAGGGTTGGTCAGGAAGGTTGGCGAGGCCGGAGTCTACTTTAGCGTCCTACCTTACATGAGCTTCTACACTCCAG ATCGTGGCAGGTTGTTGTCGCTAGCAAGGACTAACTGA